The Planctellipticum variicoloris DNA window AAGTGCCGCTCTCCGGACCGGGTAACGGACTCCGACGAACGGCGATGCTTCTCGCCGTCGACATCCACGGCGTGCAACTCCCACGCGGCCTCCTTAAACAGGTTGTTGGACGCCTTGCCGTCCAGGATCAGCTCGGTCTGGCCGTCGACCTCTTCGACGCGCAACGGAACGATCCGGTCATAGAACGGCTGCAGATCGGCGGGAAGTTCCGCTGGCTGTCGGGTTCCGGTGATATCGATCTCCACCGTCGGACCATACGGTTCGGTCGTCAGGCCCACGCGGACGGAGGTCGTGTCGGACTTGAACGGACCGGCCCCATGCTCGCCAACCCACAATCCGTTCGAATACGACGATCCGGTCGCGGCCGACACAGGGCCGTAGTCGGTGGTGACGGCGTGCTCGCGCGGCAGGCCGCGAATGTGAATCAGAAACTCCCGGCACCGCGGCTGCTCGGGACTGCCGGACATGACTGAAAAGCCACCCTCCAGCGTCGGCCGCGGCTCCAGCGGACGGCCATCCGGCTTCCACCACGGTTTGTCCTTGGACGGATGAGAACTGACGCCAACCAGTTCGACGGCAATGTCGCCGGGGAGTTTGGCGATCACCGGTTCCGGCAACGACTCGACTGAGACCTTCACCTCAGTCTTCCGTCCCGGCTCCAGCGAGATGTTCTCGAACGTCACAAAGTGCCGGTATGGCTGCAGGCGGTATTCAAAATGGTCAATCCGATCAGGCAACAGCCCCGTAAATCCCCACCTCCACTCCCCGACGCGGACTCCGTACGAGTTGGGCTGGTGTCTCTGGCCGTCCAGATCAATGGCCACGAGATCGACTCGAGCAACGTCGCTGATCTGCTGATCCTTCTCGCCGTTGTTTTGCACGACCAAGTCAGTTGATCCCCCGAAGGTCGCCACTTGCTTTGGTACGAACCGGGCATAGATTGCCTTCAATTCGTTCGGAATCTCAGCGCCGCCGACCGGAATCCCGTTCTTGTCAATCGTCAGCGTGGGGCCGAATGGGTCCGTGGCCACTCGAACTTTCACTGTCGTCGTCTGTGACTGGAAAGGCCCTGCGGCATGCTCGTGCCGTCGCAGCCCCTCAAAATCAAACGTCGCTCCTCCTCCCGATGCCAAAAACTCAGTCGCTAGAGACTGCTCTGGCGTCAGTCCACGAACCTCGATCAGGAACCCGCGATACCGGTCCGAGGCAGGGATCATTTCGCCGCCGCCTCTCCGAAGACCCCGTGGCCTCTCGATCGGACTGCCATCCGCTTTCCACCAGGTCTTGTCCTTCGATGGATGAAAGCTGACGCCCACCAGTTCGACCGTAATGTCGCCCGGAAGCATGGCAATCACTGGTGTCGATGGTCGTTCGCCGTCATCCACCGCCGCCCGATGCCAGACCAGCCCCAGAACCAGCGCGAAACCGACACCCGCCAGACTCACCAGCGCCGCCGGCCAGCGATCCGTAAAGCGGGCCGCAGCCCGGTCGCCCCCAAACAACCGCCGCACGCGCGACAACAGCACCCCATCCGCCATCCCGAGCGCCAGCACCGAGCTCGTCCCGCGCAGTTCTTCCACCGCCAGCAGCGCCCGGCCGTACTCGACGCGGTTCCCCAGCAGCCCCACCACCAGGTCGTCGCAGCAGTGCTCGCGCTCGACCCGGATCTGCCGCGACAGCCACCAGACCGCGGGATGATAAAAGCAGAGCGTCTCCACCAGCGTCTGCAGCAGATTCACCACGAAATCGTGTCGACGGACATGCGCCAGCTCATGCGCCAGGATCGCCTCCAGTTGTGCAATCGGCAGGCCGGTCGCCAGCCCGACCGGCAGCAGAATCGCCGGGCGGAAATAGCCGACCAGCACCGGCGTCTGCACCAGCTTCGATTGCAGAACCTGCACGACTCGCCGCAGGCCAAGCTGCCCGGCGACGCGCCGCAGCGCCGCGGAGATTTCTTCGCCGACCGGCGAGACTCCCACACGCCGCAATCGACACAGCGCATGCCAGCCCATGAGCGGCCGAAGGGAGCAGAGGACGACCCCCAGGCTCCACCCCACCACAATCCACGCCAGCCACGGCCGGAGCGTCAGCTCAACCGATTCCGCCCAGGTCAGCGGGGGCGGAGCCGCAACCGGGACTTCAGGAATTGCTCGCGACGCCGGTGTCGCAGGAAGTTCCTCGGCCGGGAGATTGACGGCCAGTGCAGCGTCGGCGGGCTCGCCGCCGAGAGCATTCATCCGAGCTGCCACAGGAGCAGCGTCGGTCGCGATTGGAGCTTCGGCCACGTCCGGCGCAACCTCCGCGATCGCCACTCCCTCCGGCTGCAAAAACCACGTGACCACCGGGCCGACGACGATGGCCGCCATCGCCCCGACCAGAACCGTATAGCGGGCCGCAGCCCGACTGCGACCGAGCAGACGCACGACAATCGCGGCGACGAAAGCAATCAGCGTGAACTGCCACAGTGAGTGAACCAGCACCCAGCCGAGACGTTCGACGAGGACATCGGAAGCCAGTTCTCGAATCGATAGAAGCGGGTTCATACCTGGCCCTCCATCTCATCGAGCAGCTTGCGGACTTCGGCGATCTCTTCTTTCGAAGCTTTCCCGCCAGCGAGGGCCTGCAGCACCAGGCTCATCGACGAGCCGTCGTAGACTTTGTCGATCAGCTCGCGCAGAAACGTCTTCGCCGCCTTCTGCCGGGTCAGCACCGACCGGTAAAGGTGCGGCGTGACTTTTTCGTTCCGGGCCACCAGCCCCTTCTGCAACATCACCGACAGCATCTTGACGGTGGTGGAATAGTTCGTTCCCTTGGCCTCGGCGAGCCGCGTGTGAATCTCGCGGACGGGGCAGGGCTCCAGCTCCCACAGAATTCGCAGGATTTCCAGCTCGACCGCCGTCGGCTGAGTCGACCCGAGTTCGCGCATGACCTGACCTCCTGCAGCGGGAAAAACGTGCGAAATTACTGCCAACAGTTCTGAAGCAGTCCGCCTTTGAGTCTTGTCCCCTCTCCCGCTGTCTTCAGTGGGAGAGGGCCAGGGTGAGGGTCTTCGAAGATGTCGGAGTGTCCCCCACGGAGTAATGACGACACGCCTCACATCCGTAGTCAGCGATCTAGCGAAGGTTTTCGCTACGCTCAGTCTAGCGAAAGCTTTCGCTAAGGCAATCGCAATTCGGCCGGCTTCCAGTTTTCTGCCGAGTTCTGCCGCGCGCCCGCAGGACCCCGACTCGCTTGCCTGAAACCGGGCCAAGCTGCGAGACTCACCCCACCCTCCGACTGACGCCCGTTCCTCGTGGATTCCGACACACTGTGACTTCGCCCGAACCGTTCGTCGACGCCATTCGCATCCGCGGCGCGCGAATGCACAATCTGCAGAACATCGACGTCGATCTCCCGCGGGGAAAACTGATCGTCGTTTCGGGCGTCAGCGGCAGCGGGAAAAGCTCGCTGGTCATGGAGACGCTCCTCGCCGAAGGCCGCCGGCGGTATCTGGCCTGTCTGTCGAGCAGCGCCGGCGGACTGCTGCAGGAACTTCCCGCCCCCGACGTCGATCAGATCGACGGCCTCCCCCCCGTCCTGGGGCTCGGACAGCACCTCGGCAAGGCCGGTCGACGGAGCACGGCCGGCACGGTCCTGGATGTCTACGACCCGCTCCGGATTCTGTTCGCCCGGTTCGGAACGTTGTATTGCCCGAAATGCCAGACTCCGGTGACTTCGCAGTCGCAGGGGGCGATCGTCGAGCGGCTGCTGCAGCTCCCCGACCGCACGAAGCTGCTCATCCTCGCGCCGATCGCTCGCAAACAGCGCGGCTCGCATCTGGAAACGCTGCAGCGCATCGCCCGCGAAGGCTATGTGCGGGCAAGAATCGATGGCGAGATCGTTGATGTTTCTGTTCCCCCGGAGCTCGATGCCCAACGGACGCACGACATCGAAATCGTGGTCGATCGGCTGATGCTCAAGGAGGGGCTCCGCCCGCGACTGGAGGAATCGCTCGACGTCGCGCTGCAGCTCGGCCGGCAAACCTGCCTGGTCAGCGTCGAAACCGCCGACGGCTGGCAAGACCGCCTGATCAGCAGCCAGCTCCACTGCGCAACCTGCGAGCAAAGCTATCCCCCGCTGGAGTCGCGGCTCTTCAGCTTCCGCTCGGCCTACGGAGCCTGTCCCGACTGCCACGGACTCGGCGAACAGTCTTCCGAGGACGGCGAACTCCCGACGCTGTGTCCAACCTGCCGAGGCGGCCGGCTCGGAGTCCTGGGAACCGCAGTGCGGATTGGCGGGCGATCGCTGCCGGAATTGTGCCTGCTGCCGCTGTCCGAAGCCCACGAGCTGCTCGCAACGTGGCAGGCCTCATCTGCCCCGGAGGGGATCGACGCTCCCGGCTGGACGACCGCGGCCGCGCAACTCCTCCCTGAAGTCACGCGACGTCTCGGCGAGCTGATCCATCTGGGACTCGACTACGTGACGCTGCACCGCGCAGCGGACACGCTGTCGCGGGGAGAACTCCAGCGCGTCCGCCTCGCCGGCTGTCTGGCGACGGACCTCGCCGACGTCTGCTACGTCCTCGACGAACCAACCTCCGGCCTGCATCCGCTTGATCTCCATCGCCTCTCGGAATCGCTCAACCGGCTCCGGGAGCAGGGAAACACCGTCGTCCTGGTGGAGCACGTACTCTCCCTGACAGCCGCAGCGGATCACGTGATCGACCTGGGCCCCGGCGCCGGACGCGAAGGGGGCCACGTCGTCGCCGCCGGCACGCCCGCCGAACTATCCGCCAACCCCGCCTCCCCAACCGGACAGGCGCTGGCCCGCCGACAGCAACTCCACCTCGCCCCCCCGGAGCCACGGCCGCCAAGCCCAGCTCTGAAAATCCGCAACGCCACCCGTCACAACCTGCAACAAGTCAATGTCGACCTCCCGCTCGGCCAGCTCGTCTGCACCACCGGACCAAGCGGTTCAGGAAAATCCACCCTGATCCGCGACCTCCTGGTCCCAACCCTCCAGCAGAAACTAGGCGCACGCAGCTCCGCCGCAGCGCCACTCTGCGAACTCGAGGGCTGGGAAACCCTACAACGCGTCATCTGCGTCGATCAGTCGCCGCTGGGACGAACGTCCCGATCAACCCCCGCCACCGCCGCCGGCCTCTGGGAACCGATCCGCCGACTCTACAGCCGCACCCGCGAAGCCCGACTCCGCGGCTTCGGGCCGCAACGGTTCAGCTTCCTGCATCCGGACGGACGCTGCCCGGAGTGCCGCGGCCAGGGCGTCGTCGAACTTGACGCCGCACTCGCCCACGACTGGTCAACCCCCTGCCCCGCCTGTCGCGGCCGAAGATTCCACCCCCAAACGCTCAGCGTCCTGTTCAAAGGCAAATCGGTCGCCGACGTGCTCGAAATGACCATGCGCGAAGCCGCCGACTTCTTCGCCAGCTTCGAACGCCTCTCCCGACCCCTGCAGATGTTCTGCAATCTCGGACTGGGCTATCTGATCCTCGGCCAATCCGCGGCAACCCTCTCCGGCGGCGAAGCCCAACGCGTCAAACTCGTGACCGAACTCGCCACGCGAGCCAGCGCCGCAACCACGCTGTTCGTCCTCGACGAACCCACCGCCGGCCTGCACGCCCTCGACGTCGATCGACTCGTCGACGTCCTCAACCGACTCGTCCAGTCGGGACATTCAGTCGTCGCGATCGAACACAGCCTGGAACTGAT harbors:
- a CDS encoding BlaI/MecI/CopY family transcriptional regulator, which encodes MRELGSTQPTAVELEILRILWELEPCPVREIHTRLAEAKGTNYSTTVKMLSVMLQKGLVARNEKVTPHLYRSVLTRQKAAKTFLRELIDKVYDGSSMSLVLQALAGGKASKEEIAEVRKLLDEMEGQV
- a CDS encoding excinuclease ABC subunit UvrA; this encodes MTSPEPFVDAIRIRGARMHNLQNIDVDLPRGKLIVVSGVSGSGKSSLVMETLLAEGRRRYLACLSSSAGGLLQELPAPDVDQIDGLPPVLGLGQHLGKAGRRSTAGTVLDVYDPLRILFARFGTLYCPKCQTPVTSQSQGAIVERLLQLPDRTKLLILAPIARKQRGSHLETLQRIAREGYVRARIDGEIVDVSVPPELDAQRTHDIEIVVDRLMLKEGLRPRLEESLDVALQLGRQTCLVSVETADGWQDRLISSQLHCATCEQSYPPLESRLFSFRSAYGACPDCHGLGEQSSEDGELPTLCPTCRGGRLGVLGTAVRIGGRSLPELCLLPLSEAHELLATWQASSAPEGIDAPGWTTAAAQLLPEVTRRLGELIHLGLDYVTLHRAADTLSRGELQRVRLAGCLATDLADVCYVLDEPTSGLHPLDLHRLSESLNRLREQGNTVVLVEHVLSLTAAADHVIDLGPGAGREGGHVVAAGTPAELSANPASPTGQALARRQQLHLAPPEPRPPSPALKIRNATRHNLQQVNVDLPLGQLVCTTGPSGSGKSTLIRDLLVPTLQQKLGARSSAAAPLCELEGWETLQRVICVDQSPLGRTSRSTPATAAGLWEPIRRLYSRTREARLRGFGPQRFSFLHPDGRCPECRGQGVVELDAALAHDWSTPCPACRGRRFHPQTLSVLFKGKSVADVLEMTMREAADFFASFERLSRPLQMFCNLGLGYLILGQSAATLSGGEAQRVKLVTELATRASAATTLFVLDEPTAGLHALDVDRLVDVLNRLVQSGHSVVAIEHSLELIRRAQTVIDLGPGSGSRGGTIVAVGSPWDVAHQPDSPTGRALRNELFRT